Part of the Bacillus andreraoultii genome is shown below.
TTGTCTTTAATTTATTGCCGCTTCCCCCATTAGACGGTTATCGGATGATTCAAGATGTTGTATCACCAAGTACTCGGGCGAAAATGTCACAATACGAAGTGTATGGGATGATTATCTTTCTCATCCTTATCGTGGTTGATCCATTATATAATATTACTTTAGGTCCAGTACTTCAGACGGTTATCCCATTTTTCTTTTACGGCATCCTTGATTTCTTACAATTGTTTTTTTTGGCTGGATTCTCAAAAATAACAACAATGTTATGAAAACAGCCTTCTGTTAAAATCTTTTAATTCGATATCATGTGGGAGGTTTTATTATGGAAGAAAAAAAAGAAAAAAAGACAGTCCAATTTAATATTATAAAAAATGACCCGACTGATGGACATAAGGGATTTGGTACAGGTGTATTAAATTTAGAAAATGTCACACCCGTTTTTATCGACATTAACGAAAAAACAGCATTTGTTGATGTTGGTGCCATGCATGCGAAAAGTAAAGTAGAAAAGGGACTTAAGTTCGTGCCAAATAAAGAAGAAGTTCCAAATGGGAAACCGTACTGGCTCGTGTGGGTAACAATTGAACGGAATGAAGACGGTCCATTTTATTATGGAGTAACTGCTTGTGAATTAATTGCAGATCGGGCAGCTCGTCGGGGTTATAAATCATTGCCGGAACACGTTAATCGCATGGATAAATCGATGAAAGGACATTTCATTGTTGACCATATGGATGAATCTTCAAAAAAGGTCTTGGCTGAGTTTTTAAAGGAACAAGAAGGTGGAATATGGGAAAGATCAAGTGAACAATTAAAGCGTGATCTTGGATGTATTGAATAATTGTCGTATGTGACGGCTATAAGAACGATTAAAAAATCAGTGAGCATCATTTGCCCACTGATTTTTTCACTTTACTTTAATTAATCCACTTAAACCACTTTTTGTACCACGGTTTATCTTGTTTTGCTTCGTCCTTTTTACGATGTTCTTTTATAGGCTTGTCTGGTTTTGTACAATATTCTGTTGGCTCCGTTCCTTTAATAAAATATGTGTACCTGCTAACCGGACAATCCTTTGTTGCAAGTAAGCCTGTTTCTGGATGAATAGGAACTCCAACGACACCTTTTGTCGGTTTAAACGTTTGGGCAGGTTCACCCTTTAAGGATTCCTCCATAATTTGTACCCAAAGATTTTTCGAATATTGTTTTTCATCTGTACGAGTAATTGGTTTTCCCTTATCATAGCCTGTCCAAACAGCCGTCACTAAACTCGGTGTAAAGCCAATCATCCAATTGTCTGTATTTGTCGACCCAGATTTCCCTGCATAAATGCGGGATATTTTCGGTATGATATTTTGCCCTGTCACTTTTGTATACCCATTTAAACGTTCATCAAATATACCTGTTAACATATGTGTCATTACAAATGTTGCATCAGGGTCAAGTGACTGCTCGGGTTTTCTTTTATTTTCATAAATAATATTACCTTCATGATCAACTACTTTTGTAATAAAAATCGGTTCTACTGCTCTTCCACCATTTGCAAATAGACTATAGGCATTTGCCATTTCAATTAGTCGTACATTGGATGTTCCTAATGCTAATGATGGAACATCCGCCATTTCAGAGTGAATTCCAAATTTTTTTGCAGTCTCAATCAGAGTATCCATTCCAAGAAAGAGATGGGTTTTCACAGCATATACATTGTCTGATAAGGCGAGAGCTTGTACTAATGTAATATCATCATTTGCGTATTTATGATTAAAGTTACTTGGTGAGTATGTTTCATGGCCATCATCAAAAGTAAATGTCGTATGCTCACTTCGAAAAGTAGAGACAGGTGTAAATCCTTTCTCTATAGCCGCATAATAGAGAATCGGTTTCAATGTTGAACCAGGCTGTCTCATTGCCTGAACTGCTCGGTTATAACTAGATTCTTTATAATCACGACCGCCAATAAGTGCTCTTACATAACCGGTTTTTGGATCCATAACTACAGCAGCCGTTTGAATCATTGAATTTTCCGGAATGACTTTCTCTACTTGTTTTTCAGCAATTTTTTGTAGTTTCGGGCTCAATGTGGTATAAATTCGTAATCCACCGAGTTCGACTGTTCTTTCATCAAGACCAATTTTTGTTTTTAATTGTTGAAGAACAACATCTTGAAAATAGGGAGCAATACGCTCTTGGTTTGTATCCTTCTTGTAAGCAAGTTGAATTTTATCTTTCTTCGCTGTAACAAATTGTTCGTGGGTAATGAACCATTGCTTTTGCATTTCATTTAAAATGACTTCTTGACGATTTTTCGCCTTTTCATAAGATACAAAAGGTGAAAAATGATTTGGCCCCTTTGGTATTCCTGCCAAAAGGGCGGCTTCACTTAAACTTAAATCTTTTGCACTTTTATTAAAATAATATTTACTGGCCGCCTCAATTCCATATGTCCCGTGTCCATAATAAATTGTATTTAAATATCCTTCTAAAATTTCTTTTTTAGAATAGTTTGCCTCTAAACGAATGGTATAAAAAGCTTCCTTTATTTTCCTTGTCCAAGTTTTCTCGTGACTTAAAAATAAATTACGGGCATATTGTTGGGAAATCGTGCTCGCCCCTTGAACTTTGGCCATCGCTTTTACATCAGCGACTAAAGCGCCAGCCATTCGTTTTGGATCAAAGCCAATATGGGAATAGAAACGTTGGTCTTCAATAGCGAGTGTTGCATCGATTAAATAAGGTGAAATATCATCAAGCCGCACCCAATACCGCTTCTGTCCATTATGTGTTTCACCGATTACAGATCCATCATCTGCTAAATATAAAGTAGATTGAGGAATATCAAACGGGGGAGGTCCTGCAAGACGCGCAACCGTATATGTTGTGAAAATAGATACAAACCCAATGATGATTATACACGAGATGATGATGATTAAAAGATGAACATATTTAAGTGTTTTTCTAAAGTATGGGTTAACTTTAAGTTCCATAAGACGCCCCCCTTTACGAAGTATTTAAAAACGTATATTAGAGTCGAGATCGCAGCAAATCCTCTTATTTAGTATGGAAAATCAATAAAGATTTTAAACCCATCTGGCAGGAAAAAATATCCTAATCCAACAAGGGACGATGGCTAACAAATGAATATTCATATCCTTCATTGATATAATCGAAAGAGATAGATAAAATAAACGTTGTCTACTTCAGTTAGAGGACGAAGCTAGGACGCATTTGATTAAAGGTTAGGAAGTGATCGATTGAAAACAGCTGGAACACCAGTAAAAATAAACTTACAAACGAAAATTGACCGTGATGGACAAAAAGAAGACTTTGAACTGATTGTTTTTGGACAATTTTATATAAAAAATCAAAGCTCATATCTTATTTTTGATGAAATATGGGAGAAAGGGAAGGTCCATACGATTGTAAAGCATATTGTACAGCAAGACGGAACAAACTCTGAGGTTCAAGTTTTACGTCGGGGGGCAATGAATATGCGTCTCTTTTTTAAAGAAAATGAGCTTATGAGTGGAACATATAAAACGGATGTCGGAACATTTACAGTAGAAACAAGTACGGTGGAAATGGATTACCATTGGAATGAGGAAAAGAAATCTGGTGAAATGAAGGTGAATTATCACTTTTTTATTGAACAAATAGAAGTAGGTACATATGAATTGAAATTTACGTTTGAGGCAGTAAGTGAAAATTAAATCTTAATAAGTGGTAAGATTAGCGGGAAAACAATCGTTCATTTGTCGAACAAATATCGATGTTATCCCGCTTTTCTATCCAGTTGAAAATCTATTTTTATAAAAGTGGTGAAATAACAAAGGCAATCCATTCTTTAACCACGGCAGAAACTTTTTTAGGATAGAGTTTTTTTAGAGTAACAGGAGAAGATTTAGCAATATCTCTATTTGCAATATCAAGCATCTGCTTTGTTATGTTTTTATCGTAAAAAATACTATTCATTTCATAATTGTAATAAAAGCTTCGTTTATCAAAATTGGCCGTTCCAATTGAGCAAAGGTCTTGATCAATAATAAAAACTTTTGCGTGATAAAATCCTTCTTGATAGTGGTAGACGGTACAGCCGAGTTGTAAAAGTTTACGTAAATAGCGGAAGGATCCCTCTTTTATTAAAGGATGATCACTGATTCCAGGAACGATAATGGTAACGTCTACTCCTCTTTTGATACATTGCTTTAGCTGGAGAAATGCCTTTTTTCCTGGAATGAAATATGGAGACCCGATAATAACTTGCTCCTTAGCAGAGTCTAATAGATGACAAATATCTTCTTCTAAACCTGTCCCTTCGTATGTGAAAAATTGGTGCTTTATATCTCCTTTCTCTAAATGTGGATAATAGTCTGCGTGTTCAATAAAATGATTGCCGGCTTTCCTCCAATCTGTTAAAAATTGTTTTTGTAAGTCTTGAACGCCTTCCCCTGTAAACCGAACATGGCAATCTCGCCAAGGGTTAAGAACTTCATCACGATTCACATACTCTTTGCCAATATTAAATCCGCCGAGAAAACCGATTTTTCCATCAATAACCATAATCTTTCTATGGTTCCGACTTTGTAACTTATAAAGAAGGAATGGAAAGCTTGGTACATGACAAAATGAAATCTCAATTCCTCTTTTTCGTAGCTCTTTTATTCGGCGACGGGGGAAAAATAAACTACCGACCCAGTCAATTAATAATCGGACTTGAACCCCTTCTGCCCTTTTCTTTTCTAATAACTCAAGCATAAGACTGCCAAAAGGATCGTCACGAAATATGTAAAACAAAATATGAATATGGTGGTTCGCCCCTTTTATGTCTCGAACGGTTTGCTGAAATAAATTCGTTCCATTTGTAAAAATCTCCATGTTACTATAACGGATTGGAAAGTGGAAAGAGTCAATCTCTTTTAGATGTTGTCTACGCCCAAAATAAAAGTCGAGAAAGAGAAGACAAATAAAAATGACAAAAATGAATAAAATCCATAAAAATAACTTCAAAAGGTCTCCTCCTGTTCTTGTTTCGCATAAACATTCGTCAACTAAAGTGATATTTTCTCCAAATAATAGTAGTGTATACCGTATTATACATATTCTACATGAGAAAATCATATATTGGACATGTAGTTAGAAAAGTGAAGGGATTCTTTATATTTTTCATTAATAAGAAATTTTTTAAAAAAATGAACAAAATTATTGACTGAATGCTCATTCATTATATAATAGAGGTAAGAATATAGGGAATGTATCAACAAAATTGTTTCTAGCCATAAGAGTTTATGGCAAGGGGAACGAAAAGGGGGAAACATAGTGAGTCAGACATTGCTTATCATCAATTGGATTGCAACAATTGCTGTAATCGCTTACGGTGTTTA
Proteins encoded:
- a CDS encoding YwhD family protein, with product MEEKKEKKTVQFNIIKNDPTDGHKGFGTGVLNLENVTPVFIDINEKTAFVDVGAMHAKSKVEKGLKFVPNKEEVPNGKPYWLVWVTIERNEDGPFYYGVTACELIADRAARRGYKSLPEHVNRMDKSMKGHFIVDHMDESSKKVLAEFLKEQEGGIWERSSEQLKRDLGCIE
- a CDS encoding transglycosylase domain-containing protein; protein product: MELKVNPYFRKTLKYVHLLIIIISCIIIIGFVSIFTTYTVARLAGPPPFDIPQSTLYLADDGSVIGETHNGQKRYWVRLDDISPYLIDATLAIEDQRFYSHIGFDPKRMAGALVADVKAMAKVQGASTISQQYARNLFLSHEKTWTRKIKEAFYTIRLEANYSKKEILEGYLNTIYYGHGTYGIEAASKYYFNKSAKDLSLSEAALLAGIPKGPNHFSPFVSYEKAKNRQEVILNEMQKQWFITHEQFVTAKKDKIQLAYKKDTNQERIAPYFQDVVLQQLKTKIGLDERTVELGGLRIYTTLSPKLQKIAEKQVEKVIPENSMIQTAAVVMDPKTGYVRALIGGRDYKESSYNRAVQAMRQPGSTLKPILYYAAIEKGFTPVSTFRSEHTTFTFDDGHETYSPSNFNHKYANDDITLVQALALSDNVYAVKTHLFLGMDTLIETAKKFGIHSEMADVPSLALGTSNVRLIEMANAYSLFANGGRAVEPIFITKVVDHEGNIIYENKRKPEQSLDPDATFVMTHMLTGIFDERLNGYTKVTGQNIIPKISRIYAGKSGSTNTDNWMIGFTPSLVTAVWTGYDKGKPITRTDEKQYSKNLWVQIMEESLKGEPAQTFKPTKGVVGVPIHPETGLLATKDCPVSRYTYFIKGTEPTEYCTKPDKPIKEHRKKDEAKQDKPWYKKWFKWIN
- a CDS encoding DUF1934 domain-containing protein — translated: MKTAGTPVKINLQTKIDRDGQKEDFELIVFGQFYIKNQSSYLIFDEIWEKGKVHTIVKHIVQQDGTNSEVQVLRRGAMNMRLFFKENELMSGTYKTDVGTFTVETSTVEMDYHWNEEKKSGEMKVNYHFFIEQIEVGTYELKFTFEAVSEN
- the cls gene encoding cardiolipin synthase, with amino-acid sequence MKLFLWILFIFVIFICLLFLDFYFGRRQHLKEIDSFHFPIRYSNMEIFTNGTNLFQQTVRDIKGANHHIHILFYIFRDDPFGSLMLELLEKKRAEGVQVRLLIDWVGSLFFPRRRIKELRKRGIEISFCHVPSFPFLLYKLQSRNHRKIMVIDGKIGFLGGFNIGKEYVNRDEVLNPWRDCHVRFTGEGVQDLQKQFLTDWRKAGNHFIEHADYYPHLEKGDIKHQFFTYEGTGLEEDICHLLDSAKEQVIIGSPYFIPGKKAFLQLKQCIKRGVDVTIIVPGISDHPLIKEGSFRYLRKLLQLGCTVYHYQEGFYHAKVFIIDQDLCSIGTANFDKRSFYYNYEMNSIFYDKNITKQMLDIANRDIAKSSPVTLKKLYPKKVSAVVKEWIAFVISPLL